A stretch of Leptospira andrefontaineae DNA encodes these proteins:
- a CDS encoding methyl-accepting chemotaxis protein yields the protein MNPPQHKQSIQDTAKFKFKEETKKVDRFFYILLLAHIPFAFLLSLEYGTWKFVLNSSIIITILSSIGFLFARGQYILRILNAILIMAWSGILIQSQFGRIEMHFHVFVALAFLLYYRDWKTLLPGALYIAVHHGFLSFCQGMEYKISETPIIIFNYGNGWDIVLLHAIFVIFETGILIYFSATFKREFLNQVINLAELEEVRKYNVSIQGEVREKSESVNRILEGLVQSSATVADKTSDQANSLEEINASTNQIAEAISDVSDSAKKQLEATRTLENSFQNLEISFQDMEAGLVSTKALFETAWKHARESEESLMAIEKSIKRIESSSSSTSAKLGTITDIADKVNLLALNASIEAARAGEHGRGFAIVADEISKLADQTASTIKEISKLIRDGKEEMTKNTDIVQSGTKTISLILGDVDSIKESLDSFFSLLGKQTNIRVTVAGALFNAGEISQNVHKATDAEKKSLEEIRNFLDRIQNSNAIIATQAVEAADQARKCEELSDSLQKQVQEFKA from the coding sequence ATGAATCCGCCTCAGCACAAACAAAGTATCCAAGATACTGCCAAATTTAAATTCAAGGAAGAGACTAAGAAAGTAGATCGTTTCTTTTACATTCTTCTTTTGGCGCATATTCCTTTTGCATTTTTATTATCTTTAGAGTACGGGACATGGAAATTTGTTTTAAATTCCTCTATAATCATAACGATACTTTCAAGCATTGGCTTTTTGTTTGCACGAGGCCAATATATTCTGAGAATATTAAATGCGATTCTGATCATGGCCTGGTCGGGAATATTGATCCAGTCCCAGTTCGGACGAATAGAGATGCATTTCCACGTGTTCGTGGCATTGGCATTTCTTCTCTATTATAGAGATTGGAAAACACTTCTCCCTGGAGCATTGTATATCGCGGTCCACCATGGATTCTTGTCCTTCTGCCAAGGAATGGAATACAAAATTTCGGAAACTCCTATTATCATATTCAATTATGGAAACGGTTGGGACATCGTTCTATTACATGCAATTTTTGTGATTTTCGAGACCGGAATATTGATCTACTTCTCGGCAACATTCAAAAGAGAATTTTTGAACCAGGTAATCAATCTGGCGGAACTTGAAGAAGTCCGAAAATATAATGTTTCCATACAGGGAGAAGTTCGAGAAAAATCCGAATCCGTTAACAGGATTTTAGAAGGATTAGTCCAAAGTTCGGCAACCGTTGCAGATAAAACGAGTGACCAAGCTAATAGTTTAGAAGAAATTAATGCAAGTACGAACCAGATCGCAGAGGCAATCTCAGACGTATCCGATTCAGCGAAAAAACAGTTAGAAGCGACCAGAACCTTGGAAAATTCTTTTCAAAATCTGGAAATCAGTTTTCAGGATATGGAAGCAGGGCTTGTTTCTACGAAAGCATTATTCGAAACAGCATGGAAACACGCGAGAGAATCAGAAGAAAGTCTGATGGCGATCGAAAAATCCATCAAAAGAATAGAATCCAGTTCTTCCAGCACTAGTGCTAAACTCGGAACAATCACCGATATTGCAGATAAAGTAAACCTTCTTGCATTAAACGCTTCGATCGAAGCAGCAAGAGCGGGGGAACATGGAAGAGGATTCGCTATAGTCGCAGACGAGATCTCAAAACTGGCAGACCAAACTGCAAGCACTATTAAAGAAATTTCCAAATTGATCCGAGATGGAAAGGAAGAAATGACAAAGAACACGGATATAGTTCAATCCGGCACAAAAACCATTTCATTGATCTTGGGTGATGTTGATTCTATCAAAGAAAGTCTGGATTCTTTCTTTTCGCTCTTAGGAAAGCAAACGAATATTCGAGTCACTGTGGCGGGCGCTCTATTCAACGCTGGAGAAATTTCCCAAAATGTTCATAAAGCAACAGACGCAGAGAAGAAAAGTTTAGAGGAGATCCGAAACTTTTTAGATCGAATCCAGAATTCAAATGCGATCATAGCCACTCAGGCAGTTGAGGCAGCAGACCAAGCTCGAAAATGTGAGGAATTAAGCGATTCTTTACAAAAACAGGTCCAAGAATTCAAAGCCTAA
- a CDS encoding SCO family protein — protein sequence MQTDIWKLAIGGLTVIFPLFYFLPSSSSGMMEADRNLPEFRINEEGNRTSDIRETLIGKENLVYFGYLNCKTVCHGSLQKLKNLISKQKDLRLVFVSLDPEKDTEERFEKYFSDLKTETKFIRLESRGRAFELARLFGIMAFSSNKNGEIDHPDSVLWVNSQGRIKGLIFEFDKHWDQNPKELIQFISDKKVQKPLNI from the coding sequence ATGCAAACGGATATTTGGAAACTTGCTATAGGTGGATTAACGGTAATATTTCCGTTATTTTATTTTTTACCAAGTTCTTCTTCCGGAATGATGGAAGCAGACAGAAATCTTCCTGAATTTAGGATAAATGAAGAAGGTAATAGAACTTCAGATATACGCGAGACTCTTATCGGAAAAGAGAATCTGGTATATTTCGGATATCTAAACTGCAAGACAGTATGTCATGGTAGTTTGCAAAAATTGAAAAATCTAATTTCAAAACAAAAAGATCTAAGACTCGTATTTGTAAGTTTAGATCCGGAAAAGGATACAGAAGAACGTTTTGAAAAATATTTTTCTGATCTAAAAACGGAAACGAAATTTATCCGACTGGAGTCGAGGGGTAGGGCCTTCGAACTTGCACGACTTTTCGGAATTATGGCATTTTCTTCCAACAAGAACGGAGAGATAGATCATCCGGATTCAGTTCTTTGGGTAAATTCTCAGGGAAGGATCAAAGGATTAATTTTCGAATTTGATAAACATTGGGATCAAAATCCAAAAGAACTTATTCAATTCATAAGCGATAAAAAAGTACAAAAACCTCTAAACATCTAA